The nucleotide sequence CGCGACCGCCCCTCCCGCCAGCACGACGAGCACCCCGACGACCCACCAGACCCAGCGCCGTGTCCCCTGCACCCGCGCGACTCTGCCACGGGGGGTGGACACGACGGCGCCAGGTCAGCTCACCCCGTGCGGGCGTCCCCCGCGGTCCCGAGCGCGGCGAGGGCGTCGCCGTCGAGCCGCCACGTCGTCCACTCGTCCTGGGTCGCGGCGCCGAGGGCCCGGTAGAACCCCTGGGCAGGGGTGTTCCAGTCCAGCACCGACCACTCCAGACGGGTCCACCCACGACGGACGCACTCCGCCGCCAGGGCCTGCAGCAGGGCGCGTCCCACCCCCTGGCCACGGGCTGCCTCGTCGACCACCAGGTCCTCCAGCCAGATGCCGTGCCGCCCCCGCCAGGTGGAGAAGCTGACGAACCACACTGCCGTGCCGACGACCGCCCCCTCGTGCTCCGCGACCAGGCAGTGCACGAGGGGGTGGGGGGCGAACAGGGCCGCGACCAGGTCGTCCGCGCTCGCCTCGACAGCGTCGGGCTCGCGCTCGTACGCGGCGAGGGCACGCACCAGGCGGTGGACGGCGGGGATGTCGTCGGGGCGGGCGGGCCGCACGGTCGGGCTCATCCGCGCAGTGTGCCCACCCGGCGGCGCCCCGCCGGCACGGGCTGCACCGGCTCAGCCGACCAGCCGCGAGCGGAGCACCTCCAGCTCCTGCCGCAGGGTCGAGGGCAGGGTCGTGCCCAGGGAGTCGAACCACTCCTGCAGCCGGGGGAGCTCCCGCGCCCACTCGTCGTGGTCGACACGCAGGGCGGCGGCCATCGTCTCCTCGTCGATGTCGAGGCCCGTGGTGTCGATGCCGCCGTAGGTCGGCACGCGCCCGACGGCGGTGTCCCGGGCCGCCGCGCGCCCCTCGAGGCGGTCGACGACCCACTTGAGCACGCGGCCGTTCTCGCCGAAGCCGGGCCAGAGGAACGGCCCGTCGCCGGTGGCCCCGGCCCGGCGGAACCAGTTGACGTAGAAGACCCGGGGCAGCCGGGAGGCGTCGGCGCCCTTGCCCATGTCCAACCAGTGGCCCATGTAGTCGCCCGCGTCGTAGCCGATGAACGGGAGCATGGCCATCGGGTCGCGCCGGACGACGCCGGTCTGCCCGGTCGAGGCGGCGGTCGTCTCGCTCGACAGCGTCGCGCCCATGAAGACGCCGTGCGCCCAGTCCCGCGCCTCGGTGACCAGCGGGACGGTGGTGCGGCGGCGGCCACCGAAGAGGATCGCCGAGATGGGGACGCCGCGCGGGTCGTCGTACTCGGGCGCCAGCACCGGGCACTGCGCGATGGGCGTGCAGAACCGGCTGTTGGGGTGCGAGCTCGGCCCGTCGCTGTCCGGGGTCCAGCTCTCGCCGTGCCAGTCGGTGAGGTGCGCCGGCGGCTCGTCGGTCATCCCCTCCCACCACACGTCGCCGTCGTCGGTGAGGGCGACGTTGGTGAACAGCGAGTGCCCCTGCGCGATGGTCCGCATGGCGTTGGGGTTGGTGTCCCAGCCGGTGCCGGGCGCGACGCCGAACAGGCCCGCCTCGGGGTTGCTCGCCCAGAGCCGGCCGTCGTCACCGAAGCGCAGCCACGCGATGTCGTCGCCCAGGGTCTGCACGGTCCAGCCCGGGAGGGTGGGCTCGAGCATGGCGAGGTTGGTCTTGCCGCACGCGCTGGGGAACGCCGCTGCGATGTAGTGGGTCTCCTGCTGCGGGCTCGTCAGCTTGAGGATGAGCATGTGCTCGGCGAGCCAGCCCTCGTCGCGCGCCATGGCCGAGGCGATGCGCAGCGCGTAGCACTTCTTGCCGAGCAGGGCGTTGCCGCCGTAGCCG is from Aquipuribacter hungaricus and encodes:
- a CDS encoding GNAT family N-acetyltransferase; this encodes MSPTVRPARPDDIPAVHRLVRALAAYEREPDAVEASADDLVAALFAPHPLVHCLVAEHEGAVVGTAVWFVSFSTWRGRHGIWLEDLVVDEAARGQGVGRALLQALAAECVRRGWTRLEWSVLDWNTPAQGFYRALGAATQDEWTTWRLDGDALAALGTAGDARTG
- a CDS encoding phosphoenolpyruvate carboxykinase (GTP), which codes for MSTDTPTAPTPVTSGPAAPRWTTHRELQAWIEEVVVLTTPDAVHVCEGSEAERAALTDALVGSRTLTRLTAKPDSFLAWSDPTDVARVEDRTFICSVEEKDAGPTNNWMAPDEMKAVLTDLFRGCMTGRTLYVVPFVMGSLDAEHPMFGVELTDSAYVVASMGIMTRSGTEVLDALERTQARYVPCLHSVGMPLADGVEDVPWPSNPTKYIVQFPEERAVWSFGSGYGGNALLGKKCYALRIASAMARDEGWLAEHMLILKLTSPQQETHYIAAAFPSACGKTNLAMLEPTLPGWTVQTLGDDIAWLRFGDDGRLWASNPEAGLFGVAPGTGWDTNPNAMRTIAQGHSLFTNVALTDDGDVWWEGMTDEPPAHLTDWHGESWTPDSDGPSSHPNSRFCTPIAQCPVLAPEYDDPRGVPISAILFGGRRRTTVPLVTEARDWAHGVFMGATLSSETTAASTGQTGVVRRDPMAMLPFIGYDAGDYMGHWLDMGKGADASRLPRVFYVNWFRRAGATGDGPFLWPGFGENGRVLKWVVDRLEGRAAARDTAVGRVPTYGGIDTTGLDIDEETMAAALRVDHDEWARELPRLQEWFDSLGTTLPSTLRQELEVLRSRLVG